In Xylanivirga thermophila, the genomic window CTGGTACGCTCTCTGCATCCCATTGCCAATATTACAGCCTTTGCCTTGAGCTTAACTATCCCTTCCTTAGGACTTATTGCATATACCATCTTATCCTTTGTTATATTTAAAACCATGGTGTTTAAAAGATAAGGTATCCGCTCTTTTTCTACCTTATCTATAAATCTTTGGGCATATTCTGGTCCCGTTAGCTCTTCACCAAATAGATGTAGTCCAAATCCATTGTGTATGCATTGGTTTAGAATCCCACCTAGATAATTATCACGCTCCAGTATAAGCACATCTTCTATACCGTTTTCACGGCAGGCTAATGCCGCTGCAAGACCTGCTGGCCCACCACCTATTACGGCAACATCCACATCTCTTACCATCATTTATCACCCCTTAGTCCTTCTTTTATCCGACCCGATACAATATAAGATCTGCCACTGCCCTTGGTTATTTCATCTAATGGAATACCCCGTTCTCTGTTTAATATTTCCATAATTTTTGGAGTACAAAATCCTCCCTGGCATCTCCCCATACCTGCCCGGGTACGACGCTTTATTGCATCTATTGTCAAAGCAGGCAAAGGCCTATTAATCGCCTCTATTATTTGACCTTCAGTGACAGTTTCACATCGACATACTATCTGACCATATCTGTTATCACCTTTAATAAGTTTTTCCTTTTCGTCCCAATTAAGTTCCCTAAATCTGGGTATACCTTTTCTATAGGGATTGAAGTTAATTTTAGCACTAATATTTCCTGCATATTTGTACACCAATTCAGCCATATATTGTCCTATTGCCGGTGCTGCTGATAATCCCGGTGAACATATACCTGCAGCATAGAATAAACCAGGTATTTCATCTGATGCCCCTAGTATAAAATCTCCCGTATCAGCTACTGCCCTAATACCGGAAAAAACCCTAATAACATCCCGTCTCCCAAGGGATGGTATGGTCCTCAATGCCTTTGTATATACAAAATTCAAGCCCCATGAGGTAGTAGATGTATCCTCCTTAGTATCTATATCAACAGCATTTGGTCCTATCAAAAGATTTCCATCTACAGTAGGTGTGACTAGTACACCTTTTCCCAATGAACTTGGCGGTTGGAATATTACCCTTTTAACCATATCTCCTAGTTTTCTATCATAAAGGCAATACTCACCCCTTCTTGGAATTATCTTAAATTCTTCTCCGCCTAACATCCTGTTTATATCATCACTAAATATCCCTGCACAATTTATTATATATTTAGTTTTAAATTCTCCTTGAGTAGTTTTTATGTTAAAAATATTCCCGTCCCTTTTTATATTCTCTACACCATATCCCAAAAAGAATTCCACACCATTTTGTATGGCATTTTCAGCCATAGCTACCGTCAGCTCGTATGGACAGGTAATCCCAGCACTAGGTGCCCAAAGAGCGGCTATTATATTAGAATTTATATTCGGCTCCATCTGTAATACTTCTTGCGCTGACAAAATCTTAAGCCCTGGTACCCCATTCTTCTGACCCTGTTCAAACAACTTCTGTATCTCGTTCATATCCTCTTCATCAAATGCTAGCACCAGACTACCTATCCTTTTAAATGGGACATCCAGCTCCTTTGAAACCACATCATATAGGCTATTCCCCCATACATTCATTCTAGCCATCATACTGCCCACCTGGCAATCATAACCTGCATGTACTATGGCACTATTGGCACCGCTACTGCCCGTTGCCACATCTACCTCAGATTCAAGCACTCCTATTTTTATATCATATCTTGATAATTCCCTTGCAATGCTGCATCCTATTACTCCAGCGCCTATTACAATTGCATCAAACATATAAACCCTCCTTTTTAAATACAAAAAGCCATATAAACCAAACTGTATTTTGGTTTATATGGCTCTCACATCTCTCGCCAAGTTTATTCATTTATCTATATAGAGTATAGCATTTTAAAACATTATTTGTCAATAATGTTTTATCAGTCTTCCCTATCTATCTTTACACCTTCCATGCGCTCAAGCTCTGCTATAATACTCTCCTTTGTCATAGTTGGGGGAAGACTTAATAAAAATTTTACATTTATATAATCTTCATCCTGCTCTTGTATCCTTATATCCCTTATCTGTATCTTAAACCTCCCAATTACATCTGCAACTTTTGCTATTTGCCCAGGTACATTTCTTATAAATAGGGATATTTCTATATTCCCTACCCTTTTTTCAAATATCTTCTCTAGCTTTTTTAAAAATATTAAAGTAATATAAGACATTATAAATCCAGCAATTGCACCCTCATAAAACCCTGCACCCACAGCTAACCCAATACAAGCTACAACCCAAAGACTAGCTGCTGTAGTTAGTCCCCTTACCCTATGTCCATCATTCATTATAGTACCTGCACCTAAAAAACCAATGCCACTTATAACCTGAGCCCCTAACCTTGCAGGATCTAGATTGACCAAATCGTAATTGCTTTGAAATATATACTCTGAAGTAGTCATAACCAGTGCAGAACCCATGCATACCAGAGTATGAGTCCTAAAACCTGCAGGCCTATTTACAATTTCCCGCTCTAATCCTATGAGTCCTCCCATGATCATAGCTAAAAAAAGTCTTAATATCGCCTCCCATGCCACATCACAGCACCTCTTTCTTAAAAAATACATGAAAACACAAGAGCCATATAAATCAATATAATCATATTGATTTATATGGCTCTCTCATCTCCCGCCTTCAACCTTTATATCCTTTGTTTTAGTATACCAATAAAATATTCTATTGTCAATTTTTTAAAGTGCATTTTATCAAAGTTCCCAATAAAACTCCAAAACTATCAATAAATATATCTTTAAAACTTGCGCACCTGCCTGGCACAAATAACTGATGAAATTCATCACTAAAGGCATATAAAATACCTATTAGAAAACAAAGGAGAGCCGCCTTTTTTATACTATGCTGCTCGACCAAAGCATCAAATAATAACAATGCCAATATAAAAAATTCCGTTATATGAGCTATCTTTCTGACTATAAAGCCTGCATCTATACCGGGTATTAATTGGGATATATCTATCCCAATGCGATTAAATATCCGAAGCACAAATGAGCTAGTTTTGTTAGACTGCACTCCCGGTTGATTAGAAAAAATAAATATAATGACCATCCATATGCCTACATAAATCCATCGTTTCAGTGTCTTCCTATCCATCACTAAAATTCTCCCTTAATATTTACAACCCCAGTATCATATGGGCAAAGGTAAAGTAAAAGATAAGGGACAGGGCATCTACTATGGTAGTAATAAGGGGACTTGCCATTATAGCAGGATCTATTTTCATCTTTTTAGCTAATATAGGGAGCACTCCCCCCACTAATTTTGCAAATATAACAGTAACTACTAGAGTACTAGATACTGTCAGAGCAAGAAGCATATCATATCCTTCAATAAAATGTATCCTTAGAAAATTTATAATGCCTAATGGTATTCCTACCAACAAGCTAACCCTAAGCTCTTTCCATAAAACCTTCAGTGTATCACCAAATGAAATCTCCCCTAGTGCAAGGCTCCTTATAACAAGTGTAGAAGATTGAGACCCTGCATTTCCGCCTGTATCCATAAGCATAGGAATAAATACAGTCAATGCCACTACCGATTCAAGGGCGTACTCAAATTTACGTATTATAGCACCACTTATGGTAGCGGAAACCATCAATACCAAAAGCCATACAAATCTCCTCTTTGCGAGCACAAATACACTTGTATCCAAATACAGCTCATCTGAAGGCTCCATGGCAGCCATACGATGAAAGTCCTCCGTATTTTCCTGCTCTATTACATCTACTATATCGTCTATGGTAATAATACCTACCAGCCTATCTTCATGGTCTACCACTGGCATTACAAGAAGATCATATTTTTTGAATACTTCCGCTACATCTTCTTGATCGTCAGATGTCTTTACATATATTATATCCGTCTCCATTATATCTTCTATCTTTTTCTCCGGATCAGCCAATACTAAATCCCTTAGAGATACTATTCCTTCAAGCTTTCTCTGGGCATCTATTACATAACAGGTATATATAGTTTCCTTATCTTGAGCAGTCTTTCTTATCTTCTCCAGCGCCTCCCACACATGCATATATTTCTTCAAATCTACAAATTCTATGGTCATTAAACTGCCTGCAGAATTTTCAGGATAGTTCAAAAATTGATTTATTATCTTCCGCTCAGTCTCAGTAGAATTTTTGAGTATCTTTTTTACTACATAGGCAGGCATTTCCTCTATAAAATCTATCTTATCATCAAAATACAATGCATCTACAATAGAAGACAATTCCTTTTCATCAACCAACATGGATATATCCGTCTGTCTTTGTGGAGATAAATAAACAAATATATCAGCTGCCATATCCTTTGGAAGTAATCGAAAAACCAGAAGTGCAGTTTTATGATCAAGTTCATCTAAGAACTCCGCCACGTCTGCTTCCTGCATATCCTTTAACTCTTTTACCAATTTTACATAATCTTTTTGCTCTAAAAGCATTTTTAATTTTTCTAAATCCATTAGTCTTCCCTCCTTACATCATTTTGCTCCAGCCATATCCATTCTATCCCCAAATATTCCATTTTTTCTATGCTAGAGCGCCTAAACATGAGGAAATATACTGATGTAAGACGGTTACAATTTTTGGAAATTAAAGGTGATAGAATTTACGCGGCTATATAAAACATACTTTATAAAGTTAGTACCCTTGGGCTTACTATCAGGGTCAGGACTCATTCTACCACCTCCAAAATACATTTATATAAAAATACTAATACCAATTTAAAAGCTCCCTTTTGTTTTATAAGGGAGCTTTTAAATTGCCTAATTCTATTGTAACATCATATTCTAGCCATTTCAACATGTCGATCCATAAAAAATTCAATCTGCCTTACGAAAATATATTAGTTTTTTGGAATTTTCTATTGATAACTTTTGACCATTATGGTATAATC contains:
- a CDS encoding NAD(P)/FAD-dependent oxidoreductase, giving the protein MFDAIVIGAGVIGCSIARELSRYDIKIGVLESEVDVATGSSGANSAIVHAGYDCQVGSMMARMNVWGNSLYDVVSKELDVPFKRIGSLVLAFDEEDMNEIQKLFEQGQKNGVPGLKILSAQEVLQMEPNINSNIIAALWAPSAGITCPYELTVAMAENAIQNGVEFFLGYGVENIKRDGNIFNIKTTQGEFKTKYIINCAGIFSDDINRMLGGEEFKIIPRRGEYCLYDRKLGDMVKRVIFQPPSSLGKGVLVTPTVDGNLLIGPNAVDIDTKEDTSTTSWGLNFVYTKALRTIPSLGRRDVIRVFSGIRAVADTGDFILGASDEIPGLFYAAGICSPGLSAAPAIGQYMAELVYKYAGNISAKINFNPYRKGIPRFRELNWDEKEKLIKGDNRYGQIVCRCETVTEGQIIEAINRPLPALTIDAIKRRTRAGMGRCQGGFCTPKIMEILNRERGIPLDEITKGSGRSYIVSGRIKEGLRGDK
- a CDS encoding MgtC/SapB family protein, producing MAWEAILRLFLAMIMGGLIGLEREIVNRPAGFRTHTLVCMGSALVMTTSEYIFQSNYDLVNLDPARLGAQVISGIGFLGAGTIMNDGHRVRGLTTAASLWVVACIGLAVGAGFYEGAIAGFIMSYITLIFLKKLEKIFEKRVGNIEISLFIRNVPGQIAKVADVIGRFKIQIRDIRIQEQDEDYINVKFLLSLPPTMTKESIIAELERMEGVKIDRED
- a CDS encoding VanZ family protein — protein: MDRKTLKRWIYVGIWMVIIFIFSNQPGVQSNKTSSFVLRIFNRIGIDISQLIPGIDAGFIVRKIAHITEFFILALLLFDALVEQHSIKKAALLCFLIGILYAFSDEFHQLFVPGRCASFKDIFIDSFGVLLGTLIKCTLKN
- the mgtE gene encoding magnesium transporter, producing MDLEKLKMLLEQKDYVKLVKELKDMQEADVAEFLDELDHKTALLVFRLLPKDMAADIFVYLSPQRQTDISMLVDEKELSSIVDALYFDDKIDFIEEMPAYVVKKILKNSTETERKIINQFLNYPENSAGSLMTIEFVDLKKYMHVWEALEKIRKTAQDKETIYTCYVIDAQRKLEGIVSLRDLVLADPEKKIEDIMETDIIYVKTSDDQEDVAEVFKKYDLLVMPVVDHEDRLVGIITIDDIVDVIEQENTEDFHRMAAMEPSDELYLDTSVFVLAKRRFVWLLVLMVSATISGAIIRKFEYALESVVALTVFIPMLMDTGGNAGSQSSTLVIRSLALGEISFGDTLKVLWKELRVSLLVGIPLGIINFLRIHFIEGYDMLLALTVSSTLVVTVIFAKLVGGVLPILAKKMKIDPAIMASPLITTIVDALSLIFYFTFAHMILGL